From the Cryptomeria japonica chromosome 2, Sugi_1.0, whole genome shotgun sequence genome, one window contains:
- the LOC131859878 gene encoding probable disease resistance protein At5g63020, with protein MENELVVTYAQEKLLELKTWLLDDQSVRVVGIYGMPGVGKTALLKHINNNEKVVDFFNLVIWLTVSRDSNESDLQRRIFERIELPWQCNYSIDEAAGKLHSVFKEKPLLLILDDVWRRIDVSKLGISLLENKSKVVLTSRDREVCNSMDVDKMILMKKLSEEDGWVLFCRGAFRASADQNIDSEIEPFAKGIAKECKGHPLAIKTLARTMPKLDKSTPYQWKYILEELKAIDPQFYRIHEEILRELFSPLKRSYDALETDELKLCFLYVAAYREDEEIDADQLIQLWLAEGLVKSREQGRHSFLKILADRSLVEIEVKEENGLDIWKVKIHDVLRDMAVQIAEVDRNILFRAGQSLTGIPDSARATSVRISLMHNHIRYLPQNFQCTELVTLLLSWNTVEEIPEGFLEKLNMLKVLDLSNTPVKSLPKSIKQLQNLLYLQFSNTQIKVIPHQTFELSRLQF; from the coding sequence ATGGAGAACGAGCTGGTGGTCACATATGCTCAGGAGAAGCTGTTGGAGTTGAAGACGTGGCTACTAGACGATCAATCTGTTCGTGTTGTTGGTATCTATGGAATGCCCGGCGTGGGAAAGACGGCCTTGCTCAAACACATCAACAACAATGAAAAGGTAGTGGATTTCTTTAACCTTGTGATCTGGCTTACTGTGTCCAGAGACTCCAATGAATCTGATCTCCAGAGGCGCATTTTTGAGAGAATTGAATTGCCTTGGCAATGCAATTATAGCATTGACGAGGCTGCAGGGAAGTTGCATTCAGTTTTCAAGGAGAAGCCACTGCTGCTCATTTTGGACGATGTGTGGAGAAGAATAGATGTTTCCAAATTGGGAATTTCACTTTTGGAGAACAAATCAAAAGTTGTGCTGACTTCCAGGGATAGAGAGGTGTGCAACAgcatggatgtagacaaaatgattctaatgaagaaacTCTCGGAGGAAGATGGTTGGGTACTTTTCTGCAGAGGAGCCTTCCGAGCTAGCGCGGATCAGAATATAGATAGCGAGATTGAGCCCTTCGCAAAAGGGATTGCAAAGGAGTGTAAAGGGCATCCCCTCGCCATTAAGACACTTGCCCGGACAATGCCGAAGCTTGACAAGAGTACGCCATATCAATGGAAATACATTCTGGAAGAGCTAAAGGCGATTGACCCCCAGTTTTATCGCATTCATGAGGAGATTCTGAGGGAATTATTCAGCCCACTGAAGCGCAGCTACGATGCTCTGGAAACAGATGAGCTGAAGCTTTGTTTCCTGTATGTGGCCGCTTACAGAGAAGATGAGGAAATCGACGCAGATCAATTGATACAATTGTGGTTGGCCGAAGGCCTAGTGAAAAGCAGAGAGCAGGGTCGCCATTCTTTTCTCAAGATCTTGGCCGACCGAAGTTTGGTTGAGATTGAGGTTAAAGAGGAAAACGGCCTTGATATTTGGAAAGTGAAAATTCACGATGTGCTAAGAGATATGGCGGTACAAATCGCTGAGGTCGACCGGAATATCCTGTTCCGTGCGGGACAGAGTCTAACTGGCATTCCAGACTCTGCAAGAGCAACATCGGTGAGGATATCACTAATGCATAATCATATCAGATATCTGCCTCAAAATTTTCAATGCACGGAGTTGGTGACACTGTTGTTGAGCTGGAACACAGTTGAAGAAATTCCAGAGGGATTTCtggagaagctgaatatgttgaagGTGCTTGATCTCAGCAACACGCCCGTCAAATCCTTGCCAAAGTCCATCAAGCAACTGCAGAATCTCCTCTATCTGCAGTTTTCAAATACCCAGATTAAGGTAATCCCTCATCAAACATTTGAGCTGAGTAGACTGCAGTTTTAA